The following proteins are co-located in the Xiphophorus maculatus strain JP 163 A chromosome 8, X_maculatus-5.0-male, whole genome shotgun sequence genome:
- the c8h2orf42 gene encoding uncharacterized protein C2orf42 homolog isoform X3 — MDSEVIVTPSSASPQTPATRSSLAAKQRESRRSTATTPAFLSNLGRATLRGIRKCPQCGVYNGTRGLSCKNKACGVTLRDASAGCKSSKKGAVEVVRVITDSEEESFGKEQEAGGGGAQVFSVCHRGRGTTQWGFVELVPTDTAIATGDGATLLTRINLGRCFLPSCRQGERSSKREPNSATTEPSSDSLCVHIKQAIDCRSRATPLTFKSSVLEALQASVQAREELWRLATESPGPLVQRVSKDTLVVKCHTDSQHPLGLLHLTVAQVETQKNNRSAFHCSCQLSAGRMKHGADGAGSLPAASQPCLHFYACVCAFSSNEKLAAEFAAFVNHSSVVQQNAAGDKPAPQAQPNSSPHKVKKQRLDEPASGSAQVVDELTVTMGFQQWLASVTERIHQTMHYQFDGKPQPLVYHIPQEFFNALQQRLSLGSKKRRLPNLTTAFVRNDGLPLGSFSKYTWHFTNLLHVKHIFDTPELPLEVTQSFVRNLDGSYSRFHLPELPPEPESLHGYRTERPPTIRPMEHRTFLKVGPSSGDQESSPFVIEWIPDVLPRCQMGELRISFEFGHQQSGQSECQEKAGGAEKKARRKSDGSQPKVPKSVDVLQVVV, encoded by the exons ATGGACAGTGAAGTTATCGTGACCCCCTCATCGGCCTCCCCTCAGACTCCCGCCACCCGGTCCAGCTTAGCTGCAAAGCAGCGAGAAAGCAGGAGGTCCACGGCCACAACTCCCGCCTTTCTCTCCAACCTGGGTAGGGCCACCCTGCGGGGCATCCGCAAGTGCCCTCAATGCGGGGTCTACAACGGCACCCGTGGGCTCAGCTGCAAGAACAAAGCCTGCGGCGTGACCCTCAGAGACGCCTCGGCGGGCTGTAAAAGCAGCAAGAAAGGCGCGGTGGAGGTGGTGAGGGTGATAACCGACAGCGAGGAGGAGAGTTTCGGGAAGGAGCAGGAAGCAGGAGGCGGAGGCGCCCAGGTGTTTTCGGTGTgccacagaggaagaggaaccACGCAGTGGGGCTTCGTGGAGCTGGTTCCCACGGACACGGCCATAGCGACAGGGGATGGAGCCACCCTGCTCACGCGCATCAACCTGGGCCGCTGCTTCCTGCCCTCGTGCAGGCAGGGCGAGAGGTCAAGCAAGCGCGAGCCAAACTCGGCGACGACGGAGCCGTCCTCCGACAGCCTCTGCGTCCACATCAAGCAGGCCATAGACTGCCGGAGCCGCGCCACGCCGCTCACCTTCAAGAGCTCCGTCCTGGAGGCCTTACAGGCTTCCGTCCAGGCCAGGGAGGAGCTCTGGCGGCTGGCCACGGAGTCCCCGGGGCCTCTGGTGCAGCGGGTTTCTAAAGACACCCTGGTGGTGAAGTGCCACACGGACTCGCAGCATCCGCTGGGCCTGCTGCACCTGACCGTGGCCCAGGTGGAAACGCAGAAGAACAACAGGAGCGCGTTTCACTGCAGCTGCCAGCTCAGCGCGGGAAGGATGAAACATGGCGCGGACGGAGCTGGCTCTCTCCCGGCCGCCTCCCAGCCCTGCCTTCACTTCTACGCCTGCGTGTGCGCCTTCTCGAGCAACGAGAAGCTGGCCGCAGAGTTTGCGGCTTTCGTCAACCATTCTTCAG TCGTGCAGCAGAACGCTGCCGGTGATAAACCCGCGCCGCAGGCCCAACCCAACAGCTCCCCCCACAAAGTGAAGAAGCAGCGTCTGGACGAGCCTGCCTCCG GCAGCGCTCAGGTTGTGGACGAGCTCACAGTGACGATGGGCTTCCAGCAGTGGCTAGCCAGCGTGACCGAGAGGATCCATCAGACGATGCATTACCAGTTTGACG GGAAACCCCAGCCGTTGGTCTACCACATCCCCCAGGAGTTCTTCAACGCCCTCCAGCAGCGTCTGTCGCTGGGATCTAAGAAGAGAAGACTGCCCAACCTCACAACAG CGTTTGTGAGGAACGACGGACTTCCTCTGGGCTCTTTCTCCAAGTACACCTGGCACTTCACCAATCTGCTGCACGTCAAACACATTTTCGACACTCCGGAG CTGCCACTGGAGGTCACTCAGAGTTTTGTAAGGAATCTGGACGGCTCCTACTCTCGCTTTCACCTCCCTGAGCTGCCGCCTGAGCCAGAATCATTACACGGATACAGGACGGAGCGTCCGCCGACCATACGACCAATGGAGCACCGCACTTTCCTCAAAGTCG GGCCGAGTTCTGGGGACCAGGAGTCCAGCCCCTTCGTGATCGAGTGGATCCCCGACGTTCTGCCTCGCTGTCAGATGGGAGAGCTCAGGATCAGCTTTGAATTCGGCCACCAGCAGAGCGGCCAGTCGGAGTGCCAGGAGAAAGCGGGCGGGGCGGAGAAAAAAGCTCGCAGAAAGTCGGACGGCTCTCAGCCCAAAGTCCCGAAGAGTGTCGACGTTCTTCAGGTGGTTGTATAA
- the c8h2orf42 gene encoding uncharacterized protein C2orf42 homolog isoform X2, translating into MDSEVIVTPSSASPQTPATRSSLAAKQRESRRSTATTPAFLSNLGRATLRGIRKCPQCGVYNGTRGLSCKNKACGVTLRDASAGCKSSKKGAVEVVRVITDSEEESFGKEQEAGGGGAQVFSVCHRGRGTTQWGFVELVPTDTAIATGDGATLLTRINLGRCFLPSCRQGERSSKREPNSATTEPSSDSLCVHIKQAIDCRSRATPLTFKSSVLEALQASVQAREELWRLATESPGPLVQRVSKDTLVVKCHTDSQHPLGLLHLTVAQVETQKNNRSAFHCSCQLSAGRMKHGADGAGSLPAASQPCLHFYACVCAFSSNEKLAAEFAAFVNHSSVVQQNAAGDKPAPQAQPNSSPHKVKKQRLDEPASAAGKEGAPASALRKAGQRKTAGGLKAAGSAQVVDELTVTMGFQQWLASVTERIHQTMHYQFDGKPQPLVYHIPQEFFNALQQRLSLGSKKRRLPNLTTAFVRNDGLPLGSFSKYTWHFTNLLHVKHIFDTPELPLEVTQSFVRNLDGSYSRFHLPELPPEPESLHGYRTERPPTIRPMEHRTFLKVGPSSGDQESSPFVIEWIPDVLPRCQMGELRISFEFGHQQSGQSECQEKAGGAEKKARRKSDGSQPKVPKSVDVLQVVV; encoded by the exons ATGGACAGTGAAGTTATCGTGACCCCCTCATCGGCCTCCCCTCAGACTCCCGCCACCCGGTCCAGCTTAGCTGCAAAGCAGCGAGAAAGCAGGAGGTCCACGGCCACAACTCCCGCCTTTCTCTCCAACCTGGGTAGGGCCACCCTGCGGGGCATCCGCAAGTGCCCTCAATGCGGGGTCTACAACGGCACCCGTGGGCTCAGCTGCAAGAACAAAGCCTGCGGCGTGACCCTCAGAGACGCCTCGGCGGGCTGTAAAAGCAGCAAGAAAGGCGCGGTGGAGGTGGTGAGGGTGATAACCGACAGCGAGGAGGAGAGTTTCGGGAAGGAGCAGGAAGCAGGAGGCGGAGGCGCCCAGGTGTTTTCGGTGTgccacagaggaagaggaaccACGCAGTGGGGCTTCGTGGAGCTGGTTCCCACGGACACGGCCATAGCGACAGGGGATGGAGCCACCCTGCTCACGCGCATCAACCTGGGCCGCTGCTTCCTGCCCTCGTGCAGGCAGGGCGAGAGGTCAAGCAAGCGCGAGCCAAACTCGGCGACGACGGAGCCGTCCTCCGACAGCCTCTGCGTCCACATCAAGCAGGCCATAGACTGCCGGAGCCGCGCCACGCCGCTCACCTTCAAGAGCTCCGTCCTGGAGGCCTTACAGGCTTCCGTCCAGGCCAGGGAGGAGCTCTGGCGGCTGGCCACGGAGTCCCCGGGGCCTCTGGTGCAGCGGGTTTCTAAAGACACCCTGGTGGTGAAGTGCCACACGGACTCGCAGCATCCGCTGGGCCTGCTGCACCTGACCGTGGCCCAGGTGGAAACGCAGAAGAACAACAGGAGCGCGTTTCACTGCAGCTGCCAGCTCAGCGCGGGAAGGATGAAACATGGCGCGGACGGAGCTGGCTCTCTCCCGGCCGCCTCCCAGCCCTGCCTTCACTTCTACGCCTGCGTGTGCGCCTTCTCGAGCAACGAGAAGCTGGCCGCAGAGTTTGCGGCTTTCGTCAACCATTCTTCAG TCGTGCAGCAGAACGCTGCCGGTGATAAACCCGCGCCGCAGGCCCAACCCAACAGCTCCCCCCACAAAGTGAAGAAGCAGCGTCTGGACGAGCCTGCCTCCG CGGCGGGGAAAGAAGGCGCCCCGGCCTCCGCTCTGAGGAAAGCCGGTCAGAGGAAAACTGCTGGTGGCCTGAAGGCTGCAG GCAGCGCTCAGGTTGTGGACGAGCTCACAGTGACGATGGGCTTCCAGCAGTGGCTAGCCAGCGTGACCGAGAGGATCCATCAGACGATGCATTACCAGTTTGACG GGAAACCCCAGCCGTTGGTCTACCACATCCCCCAGGAGTTCTTCAACGCCCTCCAGCAGCGTCTGTCGCTGGGATCTAAGAAGAGAAGACTGCCCAACCTCACAACAG CGTTTGTGAGGAACGACGGACTTCCTCTGGGCTCTTTCTCCAAGTACACCTGGCACTTCACCAATCTGCTGCACGTCAAACACATTTTCGACACTCCGGAG CTGCCACTGGAGGTCACTCAGAGTTTTGTAAGGAATCTGGACGGCTCCTACTCTCGCTTTCACCTCCCTGAGCTGCCGCCTGAGCCAGAATCATTACACGGATACAGGACGGAGCGTCCGCCGACCATACGACCAATGGAGCACCGCACTTTCCTCAAAGTCG GGCCGAGTTCTGGGGACCAGGAGTCCAGCCCCTTCGTGATCGAGTGGATCCCCGACGTTCTGCCTCGCTGTCAGATGGGAGAGCTCAGGATCAGCTTTGAATTCGGCCACCAGCAGAGCGGCCAGTCGGAGTGCCAGGAGAAAGCGGGCGGGGCGGAGAAAAAAGCTCGCAGAAAGTCGGACGGCTCTCAGCCCAAAGTCCCGAAGAGTGTCGACGTTCTTCAGGTGGTTGTATAA
- the c8h2orf42 gene encoding uncharacterized protein C2orf42 homolog isoform X1: MDSEVIVTPSSASPQTPATRSSLAAKQRESRRSTATTPAFLSNLGRATLRGIRKCPQCGVYNGTRGLSCKNKACGVTLRDASAGCKSSKKGAVEVVRVITDSEEESFGKEQEAGGGGAQVFSVCHRGRGTTQWGFVELVPTDTAIATGDGATLLTRINLGRCFLPSCRQGERSSKREPNSATTEPSSDSLCVHIKQAIDCRSRATPLTFKSSVLEALQASVQAREELWRLATESPGPLVQRVSKDTLVVKCHTDSQHPLGLLHLTVAQVETQKNNRSAFHCSCQLSAGRMKHGADGAGSLPAASQPCLHFYACVCAFSSNEKLAAEFAAFVNHSSVVQQNAAGDKPAPQAQPNSSPHKVKKQRLDEPASAAGKEGAPASALRKAGQRKTAGGLKAAGAAWLTSEPFFFSPFFCCLSSSYSLPFISLILSARPERLCCTCDGRPEADETFPVNCVGFSSGSAQVVDELTVTMGFQQWLASVTERIHQTMHYQFDGKPQPLVYHIPQEFFNALQQRLSLGSKKRRLPNLTTAFVRNDGLPLGSFSKYTWHFTNLLHVKHIFDTPELPLEVTQSFVRNLDGSYSRFHLPELPPEPESLHGYRTERPPTIRPMEHRTFLKVGPSSGDQESSPFVIEWIPDVLPRCQMGELRISFEFGHQQSGQSECQEKAGGAEKKARRKSDGSQPKVPKSVDVLQVVV, encoded by the exons ATGGACAGTGAAGTTATCGTGACCCCCTCATCGGCCTCCCCTCAGACTCCCGCCACCCGGTCCAGCTTAGCTGCAAAGCAGCGAGAAAGCAGGAGGTCCACGGCCACAACTCCCGCCTTTCTCTCCAACCTGGGTAGGGCCACCCTGCGGGGCATCCGCAAGTGCCCTCAATGCGGGGTCTACAACGGCACCCGTGGGCTCAGCTGCAAGAACAAAGCCTGCGGCGTGACCCTCAGAGACGCCTCGGCGGGCTGTAAAAGCAGCAAGAAAGGCGCGGTGGAGGTGGTGAGGGTGATAACCGACAGCGAGGAGGAGAGTTTCGGGAAGGAGCAGGAAGCAGGAGGCGGAGGCGCCCAGGTGTTTTCGGTGTgccacagaggaagaggaaccACGCAGTGGGGCTTCGTGGAGCTGGTTCCCACGGACACGGCCATAGCGACAGGGGATGGAGCCACCCTGCTCACGCGCATCAACCTGGGCCGCTGCTTCCTGCCCTCGTGCAGGCAGGGCGAGAGGTCAAGCAAGCGCGAGCCAAACTCGGCGACGACGGAGCCGTCCTCCGACAGCCTCTGCGTCCACATCAAGCAGGCCATAGACTGCCGGAGCCGCGCCACGCCGCTCACCTTCAAGAGCTCCGTCCTGGAGGCCTTACAGGCTTCCGTCCAGGCCAGGGAGGAGCTCTGGCGGCTGGCCACGGAGTCCCCGGGGCCTCTGGTGCAGCGGGTTTCTAAAGACACCCTGGTGGTGAAGTGCCACACGGACTCGCAGCATCCGCTGGGCCTGCTGCACCTGACCGTGGCCCAGGTGGAAACGCAGAAGAACAACAGGAGCGCGTTTCACTGCAGCTGCCAGCTCAGCGCGGGAAGGATGAAACATGGCGCGGACGGAGCTGGCTCTCTCCCGGCCGCCTCCCAGCCCTGCCTTCACTTCTACGCCTGCGTGTGCGCCTTCTCGAGCAACGAGAAGCTGGCCGCAGAGTTTGCGGCTTTCGTCAACCATTCTTCAG TCGTGCAGCAGAACGCTGCCGGTGATAAACCCGCGCCGCAGGCCCAACCCAACAGCTCCCCCCACAAAGTGAAGAAGCAGCGTCTGGACGAGCCTGCCTCCG CGGCGGGGAAAGAAGGCGCCCCGGCCTCCGCTCTGAGGAAAGCCGGTCAGAGGAAAACTGCTGGTGGCCTGAAGGCTGCAGGTGCTGCCTGGCTCACCTCTGAGCCTTTCttcttttcccctttcttttgCTGCCTGTCTTCGTCTTACTCTTTGCCGTTCATCTCTTTAATTCTCTCCGCTCGTCCGGAGAGACTGTGTTGCACATGTGACGGTCGACCGGAAGCTGATGAAACGTTTCCAGTGAACTGTGTGGGGTTCTCCTCAGGCAGCGCTCAGGTTGTGGACGAGCTCACAGTGACGATGGGCTTCCAGCAGTGGCTAGCCAGCGTGACCGAGAGGATCCATCAGACGATGCATTACCAGTTTGACG GGAAACCCCAGCCGTTGGTCTACCACATCCCCCAGGAGTTCTTCAACGCCCTCCAGCAGCGTCTGTCGCTGGGATCTAAGAAGAGAAGACTGCCCAACCTCACAACAG CGTTTGTGAGGAACGACGGACTTCCTCTGGGCTCTTTCTCCAAGTACACCTGGCACTTCACCAATCTGCTGCACGTCAAACACATTTTCGACACTCCGGAG CTGCCACTGGAGGTCACTCAGAGTTTTGTAAGGAATCTGGACGGCTCCTACTCTCGCTTTCACCTCCCTGAGCTGCCGCCTGAGCCAGAATCATTACACGGATACAGGACGGAGCGTCCGCCGACCATACGACCAATGGAGCACCGCACTTTCCTCAAAGTCG GGCCGAGTTCTGGGGACCAGGAGTCCAGCCCCTTCGTGATCGAGTGGATCCCCGACGTTCTGCCTCGCTGTCAGATGGGAGAGCTCAGGATCAGCTTTGAATTCGGCCACCAGCAGAGCGGCCAGTCGGAGTGCCAGGAGAAAGCGGGCGGGGCGGAGAAAAAAGCTCGCAGAAAGTCGGACGGCTCTCAGCCCAAAGTCCCGAAGAGTGTCGACGTTCTTCAGGTGGTTGTATAA